Proteins encoded within one genomic window of Nitrospina gracilis 3/211:
- a CDS encoding P-loop NTPase: GQKLADDSKVPFLGDIPLIPDVVAGGDTGVPILLSNPDSPASLAYKELAGKVAAQISINQASAEKKIDSSFELAWKA, from the coding sequence GGGCAGAAGCTGGCCGACGATTCCAAGGTGCCTTTCCTGGGTGACATTCCCCTCATTCCGGATGTGGTTGCCGGGGGCGATACGGGCGTGCCGATCCTCCTGAGCAATCCCGACTCTCCGGCCTCTTTAGCCTATAAGGAATTGGCGGGAAAAGTCGCGGCGCAGATCAGCATCAACCAGGCGAGTGCGGAAAAGAAAATCGATTCCAGTTTCGAACTGGCCTGGAAAGCGTGA
- a CDS encoding Mrp/NBP35 family ATP-binding protein → MSDQDLQVKIIGALKTVMDPDLNKNIVDLGFVKNLETKDGKVKFDVELTTPACPVKEELKNECQTKVGEIEGVKDVTVNMTSNVRPSEHQQPILTGVKNIIAVASGKGGVGKSTVSTNLAIALSLSGAKVGLMDADIYGPSIPKMLGMPIKPPKGADNNKFFPHEKYNLKVISAAFLTEEGQPLMLRGPMLGGIIQQFLQNVEWGELDYLVIDLPPGTGDVQLTLTQRAPLSGGVIVTTPQQISAIDADKGVKMFRQVKVPVLGVIENMSYFVCDGCDKEH, encoded by the coding sequence ATGTCGGATCAAGATTTACAGGTAAAAATCATCGGGGCCCTGAAGACGGTCATGGACCCCGATCTGAACAAAAATATAGTGGACCTCGGGTTTGTCAAAAACCTCGAAACCAAAGACGGCAAGGTGAAGTTTGACGTGGAGTTGACCACTCCCGCCTGCCCGGTGAAAGAAGAGTTGAAAAACGAATGCCAGACCAAGGTCGGTGAAATCGAAGGCGTGAAGGACGTCACGGTCAACATGACCTCCAACGTGCGTCCTTCAGAGCATCAGCAACCCATCCTGACCGGCGTGAAAAACATCATCGCCGTGGCCAGCGGCAAGGGGGGCGTCGGCAAGTCCACTGTCAGCACCAACCTGGCCATCGCGCTCAGCCTGAGCGGTGCCAAAGTCGGCCTGATGGACGCGGACATTTACGGCCCGAGCATCCCGAAAATGCTGGGCATGCCCATCAAGCCGCCGAAGGGTGCGGACAACAACAAATTCTTCCCGCACGAAAAATACAATCTGAAAGTCATCTCTGCCGCCTTCCTGACGGAAGAGGGGCAGCCGCTCATGTTGCGCGGTCCCATGCTGGGCGGCATCATTCAGCAGTTCCTGCAGAACGTGGAGTGGGGCGAACTGGATTATCTGGTCATCGACCTGCCTCCGGGCACGGGCGACGTGCAATTGACCCTCACCCAGCGGGCTCCGTTGTCCGGCGGTGTGATCGTCACCACCCCCCAGCAAATCAGCGCCATCGACGCCGACAAGGGCGTCAAGATGTTCCGGCAGGTGAAGGTTCCTGTTTTGGGTGTGATTGAGAACATGAGCTACTTCGTCTGCGACGGTTGTGACAAAGAACAC
- a CDS encoding DNA gyrase/topoisomerase IV subunit A yields MANEKESDITQELENRFLTYALSTIVSRSLPDVRDGLKPIHRRILYAMNGMGVGAEAKPVKSAKIIGEVLGKFHPHGDTSTYDSMVRMAQDFAMRYPLVDGKGNFGSVDGDSPAAYRYTEGKLTPITSYMLADIKKSTVEFRANYDNTLQEPVILPSKVPNLLINGSSGIAVGMACSFPSHNLKEVMNALMSLIDDRKQTTTQIMKHIKGPDFPTGGILLNSKTELRKMYEEGSGNLKVRGKWTMETLPRSKTQIVITEIPYGVNKARLIEKIAEIIIAKKLQALTDIRDESDENVRVVLEIKSGSDPDKIMAYLFKHSDLESGFQINFNCLKPNGEPERLSIGELCLHFLDFRKDVVTRRIKYDLEVLEKRLHILDGFAVIFKDLDKALKLIRSSKSKDEAATKLKKTFKLDDEQTAAILDIPLYRLVSMEIDKILQEQKEKRKEQKRLKDILKSEKKIWQEVKAELKEITDKYSDKRRTQFGSDDGVEFNAEDFIEHEDVALVVSKNGWLRKMKSVSDPASLKYKENDGLLEMVRVNTADLVAFFTSHGVVYVQKVHALPYTRSGFGEPIQNLFKFGDGERVIRMLPLLSPQSVEAREAAKGEQQNLPLDGIGQEEDAELLLVNSAGYGFRFATENLSETTRSGKKVMTLKNNARLITVIQTVGTHAFLLTEAGKGMLVKLDKITQLSGAGVGVRLINVGDSRFLAAKCVKKRETVELLLDSGKTKELKMTAVPEYNRGSQGVGVVKRVKVVRILEN; encoded by the coding sequence ATGGCAAACGAAAAAGAATCCGATATCACTCAGGAGCTGGAGAACCGGTTCCTCACCTACGCATTATCGACCATTGTGTCCCGTTCCCTGCCGGACGTGCGCGATGGATTGAAGCCGATCCACCGCCGCATCCTGTATGCCATGAACGGCATGGGTGTGGGCGCGGAAGCCAAGCCGGTGAAATCAGCCAAAATCATCGGAGAAGTGCTGGGTAAATTTCATCCGCACGGCGACACTTCCACCTACGATTCCATGGTGCGGATGGCTCAGGACTTTGCCATGCGCTACCCATTGGTGGACGGCAAGGGCAATTTCGGGTCGGTGGACGGCGACTCCCCTGCTGCATACCGTTACACGGAAGGCAAGCTGACGCCTATCACCAGCTACATGCTGGCCGACATTAAGAAAAGCACCGTCGAGTTCCGCGCCAACTACGACAACACCCTGCAGGAACCCGTAATCCTGCCGTCGAAGGTGCCAAACCTGCTCATCAACGGGTCCTCGGGAATCGCCGTGGGTATGGCGTGCTCCTTTCCCAGCCACAACCTGAAAGAAGTCATGAACGCGCTCATGTCGCTCATTGACGACCGCAAGCAGACGACAACGCAAATCATGAAACACATCAAGGGACCGGACTTCCCTACCGGCGGCATTTTGCTCAATTCCAAAACCGAACTGCGAAAGATGTACGAGGAAGGCTCCGGCAACCTGAAGGTGCGCGGCAAATGGACGATGGAAACCCTGCCGCGGAGCAAAACGCAGATCGTCATCACCGAAATTCCATACGGCGTCAACAAGGCGCGGCTGATCGAGAAGATCGCGGAAATCATCATCGCCAAAAAACTGCAGGCTCTCACCGACATTCGCGACGAAAGTGACGAAAACGTGCGTGTGGTGCTGGAGATCAAATCCGGAAGCGACCCCGACAAGATCATGGCCTACCTGTTCAAGCACTCGGACCTGGAAAGCGGTTTCCAGATCAATTTCAACTGCCTGAAGCCGAACGGCGAGCCCGAACGCTTGTCCATTGGCGAGCTGTGCCTGCATTTCCTCGACTTCCGAAAGGACGTCGTGACCCGCCGCATCAAATATGACCTTGAAGTACTGGAAAAACGGCTGCACATCCTGGACGGCTTCGCGGTCATCTTCAAAGATCTCGACAAGGCACTGAAACTCATCCGGTCGTCCAAGTCCAAGGACGAAGCGGCGACGAAACTCAAAAAGACTTTCAAACTGGACGACGAACAAACGGCCGCCATTCTCGATATCCCGCTCTACCGGCTGGTGTCGATGGAAATCGACAAGATTTTGCAGGAACAGAAGGAAAAGAGAAAGGAACAGAAGCGGCTGAAAGACATCCTGAAGTCCGAAAAGAAAATCTGGCAGGAAGTCAAAGCCGAATTGAAGGAGATCACGGACAAGTACAGCGACAAACGCCGGACCCAGTTTGGTTCCGATGACGGGGTGGAATTCAACGCTGAGGACTTCATCGAGCATGAGGACGTAGCCCTGGTGGTCAGCAAAAACGGCTGGCTCCGCAAGATGAAATCCGTATCCGATCCGGCATCCCTCAAGTACAAGGAAAATGACGGCCTGCTGGAAATGGTGCGTGTCAACACGGCGGATCTGGTCGCCTTCTTCACCTCCCATGGCGTGGTGTACGTGCAGAAGGTGCACGCCCTGCCCTACACCCGCAGTGGATTCGGCGAACCCATCCAGAACCTGTTCAAGTTCGGAGACGGAGAGCGCGTGATCAGAATGCTTCCGTTGTTGTCGCCACAGTCGGTGGAAGCTCGGGAAGCGGCCAAGGGCGAGCAGCAAAACCTTCCCTTGGATGGCATCGGCCAGGAGGAAGACGCGGAACTGTTGCTGGTGAATTCAGCAGGCTACGGGTTCCGCTTCGCTACGGAAAACCTGAGCGAGACCACCCGCTCTGGCAAGAAGGTGATGACACTGAAAAACAACGCGCGTCTGATAACGGTCATCCAAACCGTCGGCACCCATGCCTTTCTGCTGACGGAGGCAGGCAAAGGCATGCTGGTGAAGCTGGATAAGATCACGCAGTTGAGCGGGGCGGGTGTGGGAGTCCGCCTCATCAACGTTGGCGACAGCCGGTTCCTCGCCGCAAAGTGTGTGAAAAAACGCGAAACGGTGGAACTTCTGCTGGATAGCGGCAAAACCAAAGAACTCAAAATGACGGCGGTGCCGGAATACAACCGTGGAAGCCAGGGCGTCGGTGTGGTCAAGCGCGTCAAGGTCGTCCGCATTCTGGAAAATTGA
- a CDS encoding ATP-binding protein: MSTYQAKDIQVLEGLEPVRKRPGMYIGSTSSTGLHHLVWEILDNSVDEALNGHCNHIEITIHSEDEITIKDNGRGIPVDTFRKTKKSAMEILFTTLHSGGKFQEGNYKVSGGLHGVGMAVVCALSKSLTATSRRDGFEWTQSYSCGKAEGKLKKGKATRNRGTEITFRPDPKIFPKITWNVKAILEQAESKAFLNKGLKITVRENKNTHVFQYPEGIKDFIRKITPANASLTPEPMYVEKEDKELRLEVAFLWTSKTDTVIHSYANAIKTID, translated from the coding sequence ATGAGCACATATCAGGCAAAAGATATCCAGGTATTGGAAGGGCTGGAACCGGTCCGCAAACGGCCGGGCATGTACATCGGCTCCACCTCGTCCACAGGACTGCATCATCTCGTGTGGGAAATCCTCGACAACTCCGTCGATGAAGCGCTCAACGGCCACTGCAATCACATAGAGATCACCATCCACAGCGAAGACGAGATCACCATCAAGGACAACGGCCGCGGCATTCCGGTGGACACGTTCCGCAAAACCAAAAAGAGCGCGATGGAAATCCTTTTCACCACGCTCCATTCAGGCGGCAAATTCCAGGAAGGCAATTATAAAGTGTCCGGCGGTCTGCACGGCGTTGGCATGGCGGTGGTGTGCGCGCTGTCAAAATCCCTCACCGCGACTTCCCGGCGCGATGGCTTCGAGTGGACACAGAGCTATTCCTGCGGCAAGGCCGAGGGCAAACTGAAAAAAGGCAAAGCCACCCGCAACCGCGGTACAGAAATCACCTTCCGGCCGGATCCGAAAATATTCCCCAAGATTACGTGGAACGTGAAAGCCATCCTCGAGCAGGCGGAATCGAAGGCCTTCCTCAACAAGGGACTGAAGATCACCGTGCGTGAAAACAAAAACACCCACGTGTTCCAGTACCCGGAAGGCATCAAGGACTTCATCCGCAAGATCACCCCGGCCAACGCGTCGCTCACCCCGGAACCGATGTACGTGGAGAAGGAGGATAAGGAGCTCAGGCTGGAAGTGGCGTTTTTGTGGACGTCAAAAACCGATACGGTGATCCATTCCTACGCCAACGCCATCAAAACCATCGAC
- a CDS encoding toprim domain-containing protein, protein IHSYANAIKTIDGGTHENGFRNGITKALRAYIERRNLLPKGVSGITGDDVKEGLVAIINIYLQGDVEFQGQTKGRLNSDITSQVDSVVRHSLEDFLNTHQTQGDMLSNRIILAAQARIASRQAKDSVNRKSNISHRLNLPGKLSDCSSTLRDESELFICEGDSAGGSSKQARDRKTQAILPIRGKILNVETATKDKILANQEIQNIVSALGTGIEPNYQYEKLRYGKIILMTDADVDGAHICTLLLTFFYRFMPRLIHENHLYIAQPPLYRIDAGKKTFYAIDDKEKNKIVSKLNGAKYEIGRFKGLGEMPSSDLKTTTMDKSNRTLIRVTIADDRNTDVTFDRLMGKDAQNRFKFIKEKAVFFQDLDI, encoded by the coding sequence ATCCATTCCTACGCCAACGCCATCAAAACCATCGACGGCGGCACCCATGAAAACGGCTTCCGCAACGGCATCACCAAGGCGCTTCGCGCCTACATCGAGCGACGCAACCTGTTACCCAAAGGCGTTTCCGGAATCACCGGAGACGACGTGAAAGAAGGACTCGTTGCCATCATCAACATCTATTTGCAGGGCGATGTCGAGTTCCAGGGCCAGACCAAGGGGCGACTCAACTCGGACATCACGTCGCAGGTGGACTCCGTGGTGCGTCATTCGCTGGAAGATTTTTTAAACACACACCAGACGCAGGGGGACATGCTGTCCAACCGAATCATCCTGGCGGCGCAGGCGCGTATCGCCTCCCGGCAGGCCAAGGACTCGGTCAACCGAAAATCGAACATCTCGCACCGGCTCAATCTGCCGGGAAAGCTTTCGGACTGTTCGTCCACTCTCCGGGATGAGTCCGAACTGTTCATTTGTGAAGGCGATTCCGCCGGCGGCTCCAGCAAACAGGCACGCGATCGCAAAACGCAGGCTATCCTTCCCATTCGTGGCAAAATTCTTAATGTAGAAACCGCGACCAAGGACAAGATCCTCGCCAACCAGGAAATCCAGAACATCGTCTCCGCCCTCGGAACAGGAATCGAACCCAATTACCAGTATGAAAAACTGCGTTATGGAAAAATCATTCTCATGACCGACGCGGATGTGGACGGGGCCCATATCTGCACCCTGCTCCTCACTTTTTTCTACCGTTTCATGCCGCGCCTGATCCACGAAAATCATCTCTACATCGCCCAGCCCCCTTTGTATCGCATCGATGCCGGCAAAAAAACTTTTTACGCTATTGACGACAAAGAAAAGAACAAGATCGTCTCCAAGCTGAACGGTGCAAAATACGAAATCGGCCGCTTCAAAGGTCTGGGAGAAATGCCCTCCTCCGACCTCAAAACCACCACCATGGACAAATCCAACCGCACCCTGATCCGCGTCACTATCGCCGATGACAGGAATACCGACGTCACTTTCGACCGTTTGATGGGCAAAGACGCCCAGAACCGCTTCAAGTTCATTAAAGAGAAAGCCGTATTTTTCCAAGACCTCGACATCTAA
- a CDS encoding GAF domain-containing protein yields MNDSPPQRNPKAPGNPAQKRAVRQTAPQTQAAGRERRSADKLRTLVNKILSSNSITRTLFELIGEFRELFDADKVTVFAIDRPKRQLFSRNFKDNQVEEIRVDISPKSLAGFVAASGRTLNILNAYDGKELNRIHPELTLEKSFDEKLGYKTKSVLVVALPHNRKMMGVLQVINKRGKPHFTDQDVRLAKELASTLGHAIVKMQTEIIDEKIQATSHAIHSAGTLDEILMELKMPILQLFDCRLAVIYALDPAKKELFAKLKTGGGESEVRCALGPATLPGCVAIEKRILNVKTCMTRWSWWNTTLR; encoded by the coding sequence TTGAACGATTCGCCTCCGCAAAGAAACCCGAAGGCTCCGGGAAATCCCGCGCAAAAACGGGCCGTCCGCCAGACTGCTCCACAGACGCAGGCCGCTGGCCGCGAGCGTCGTTCCGCAGACAAACTGCGCACCCTGGTCAACAAAATCCTGTCCTCCAACAGCATCACCCGAACCCTGTTTGAATTGATCGGTGAATTCAGGGAACTGTTTGATGCTGACAAGGTGACGGTATTTGCCATCGATCGCCCCAAACGCCAGTTGTTCTCCCGAAACTTCAAGGACAACCAGGTTGAAGAGATCCGGGTGGATATCTCGCCCAAAAGCCTGGCTGGTTTTGTCGCGGCATCGGGCCGCACGCTGAATATTCTCAACGCATACGACGGCAAAGAGTTAAATCGCATTCATCCTGAGTTGACCCTCGAAAAATCCTTTGACGAAAAACTGGGATACAAGACGAAGTCGGTACTGGTAGTAGCACTGCCCCACAACCGCAAGATGATGGGGGTCCTTCAGGTCATCAACAAACGGGGCAAACCCCACTTCACCGATCAAGACGTCCGGCTGGCAAAGGAACTGGCCAGCACCCTGGGTCATGCCATCGTCAAGATGCAGACCGAGATCATTGATGAAAAAATCCAGGCCACTTCGCATGCCATTCATTCCGCCGGGACACTGGATGAAATCCTGATGGAATTGAAAATGCCGATCCTGCAGTTATTCGATTGCAGGCTTGCAGTCATTTATGCTCTCGATCCGGCAAAAAAAGAGCTGTTTGCCAAACTGAAGACCGGTGGGGGAGAAAGCGAAGTCCGTTGTGCCCTGGGTCCTGCCACCCTGCCCGGTTGCGTGGCAATAGAAAAACGTATTCTCAATGTAAAAACGTGCATGACCAGGTGGAGTTGGTGGAATACCACCCTGAGATGA
- a CDS encoding GspE/PulE family protein: MIYERTIENSLGEKAKSMLVAPLVHEGKVMGVLQLANKQNEIAFTPQDERSIKTIADSLALAIKNKQKQKMAKPTKFSYLINNGIITQDELTKAISKARTSGVDIETILLDEYKINRSDFGKSLEEFYNIPYYGYSPDIVLPQSLFTGLNTNFLLKNNWLPIAKDEEQNRVTILTDNPANQDKIQSIKLIFTKRTLEFKVGLRADIHDFLNATPEDDSPGAMPADTGDVDTLLSALQSEKDVEVDAGSEEDEVSAISETDSTIVKLVNKVLIDAYDNGVSDIHIEPGLGKKSMRIRFRKDGSCRVYQEIPPMYRQAFLSRIKIMSKLDIAERRLPQSGKIKMKYGKKDIEYRVETCPTVGGNEDAVLRILAASKPIPLENMNFSDRNLKLIQAMAAKPYGLILVVGPTGSGKTTTLHSTLGFINTPDKKIWTAEDPVEITQDGLRQVQMLNKIGLDFARAMRSFLRGDPDVIMVGEMRDVETCAVGLEASLTGHLVFSTLHTNSAPETITRLLDMGMNPLNFADALLLIVAQRLVRTLCKNCKKEYHPTKEEYDTLVKEYGDPELFAKNINIPYSDDLMLQGPEGCEKCSNTGYAGRTGLHECLEGTDDIKRMIMKSSLVEELRQQAIQDGMTTLKQDGIWKVFKGDCDLKQVLAVCIQ, encoded by the coding sequence ATGATTTACGAGCGAACCATTGAAAATTCGCTGGGGGAAAAAGCCAAGAGCATGCTGGTCGCCCCCCTTGTGCACGAAGGCAAGGTGATGGGCGTGTTGCAGTTAGCCAACAAGCAGAATGAAATCGCGTTCACCCCGCAGGATGAGAGGAGCATCAAGACCATCGCGGATTCCCTGGCGCTGGCCATCAAGAACAAGCAGAAACAGAAGATGGCCAAGCCGACAAAGTTCAGCTACCTCATTAACAACGGCATCATCACCCAGGATGAATTGACCAAGGCGATCTCAAAAGCACGTACCAGCGGTGTCGATATCGAGACCATTCTTCTCGACGAATACAAAATCAACCGCAGTGATTTCGGCAAATCCCTGGAGGAATTTTACAACATTCCTTATTACGGCTATTCCCCGGATATCGTGTTGCCACAATCATTGTTCACCGGTCTCAACACCAACTTTCTCCTCAAGAATAACTGGCTTCCCATCGCCAAAGATGAAGAGCAGAACCGGGTTACCATCCTTACCGACAACCCGGCCAACCAGGACAAGATTCAAAGTATCAAACTGATTTTCACCAAACGGACCCTCGAATTCAAAGTAGGACTGCGTGCGGACATTCACGACTTTCTCAATGCCACTCCTGAAGACGACAGCCCCGGCGCCATGCCTGCGGATACCGGGGACGTGGACACCCTGCTGAGCGCTCTGCAAAGTGAAAAGGATGTTGAGGTCGATGCGGGTAGTGAGGAAGATGAAGTCAGCGCCATCAGCGAAACCGACAGCACCATCGTCAAGCTGGTGAACAAGGTATTGATCGACGCCTACGACAACGGTGTGTCGGATATCCACATCGAACCGGGCCTCGGAAAAAAGTCCATGCGCATCCGGTTTCGCAAGGACGGTTCCTGCCGTGTGTATCAGGAAATTCCGCCCATGTACCGACAGGCATTTCTCTCCCGCATCAAGATCATGTCGAAGCTGGATATTGCTGAGCGAAGGCTTCCACAGAGCGGCAAGATCAAAATGAAATACGGCAAGAAAGACATCGAGTACCGCGTTGAAACCTGTCCGACGGTGGGTGGAAACGAAGACGCGGTTCTGCGTATCCTTGCCGCCAGCAAGCCGATCCCGCTGGAGAATATGAACTTCTCCGACCGCAACCTCAAATTGATCCAGGCCATGGCGGCCAAGCCCTATGGGCTGATCCTCGTTGTGGGCCCGACCGGTTCCGGTAAAACCACCACCCTGCACTCCACCCTCGGTTTCATCAACACACCGGACAAAAAGATCTGGACCGCCGAGGACCCGGTGGAAATAACCCAGGACGGGCTCCGCCAGGTGCAGATGCTCAACAAGATCGGACTCGACTTCGCCCGCGCCATGCGGTCGTTTCTGCGCGGCGACCCGGACGTCATCATGGTGGGTGAGATGCGCGACGTGGAAACCTGCGCCGTCGGTCTGGAAGCGTCCCTCACGGGTCACCTGGTGTTCAGCACCCTGCACACCAACTCCGCCCCGGAAACCATCACGCGTCTTCTCGACATGGGTATGAACCCCCTGAATTTTGCCGACGCCCTCCTGCTTATTGTTGCCCAGCGGTTGGTACGCACCCTCTGCAAAAACTGCAAAAAGGAATATCACCCCACCAAGGAAGAGTACGACACCCTGGTGAAAGAATATGGCGACCCCGAACTTTTCGCCAAAAACATCAACATTCCCTACTCCGATGATCTCATGTTGCAGGGTCCGGAGGGTTGCGAAAAATGCAGCAATACCGGGTATGCGGGCCGTACCGGGTTGCACGAATGCCTTGAGGGAACGGACGATATCAAACGCATGATCATGAAAAGTTCGCTGGTAGAAGAACTTCGGCAGCAGGCCATTCAGGATGGAATGACCACCCTGAAGCAGGATGGCATCTGGAAGGTCTTTAAAGGCGATTGTGACCTAAAACAGGTGCTCGCCGTCTGCATTCAGTAG